One part of the Solanum dulcamara chromosome 8, daSolDulc1.2, whole genome shotgun sequence genome encodes these proteins:
- the LOC129901460 gene encoding 40S ribosomal protein S29, giving the protein MGHSNIWNAHPKNYGPGSRTCRVCGNPHAIIRKYGLMCCRQCFRSNAKEIGFIKYR; this is encoded by the exons atgggtcactccaacATCTGGAACGCTCACCCAAAGAACTACGGCCCTGGCTCTCGCACCTG CCGTGTCTGCGGTAATCCTCATGCAATTATTAGAAAGTATGGACTCATGTGCTGCAGACAGTGCTTCCGCAGCAATGCCAAGGAAATTGGCTTCATCAAG TACCGCTAA